A section of the Methanoculleus horonobensis genome encodes:
- the uvrA gene encoding excinuclease ABC subunit UvrA, with protein MKKITIKGAREHNLNNITVELPRDRLIVLTGVSGSGKSTLAFDTIYAEGQRRYVESLSAYARQFLGLMQKPDVDSIDGLSPAISIEQKTTSKNPRSTVGTVTEIYDYLRLLFARIGTPFCPEHHIPIEAQSPEKIADHIASTMAGTVTILAPVIRQKKGTYQQVFKDLNREGYARVRVNGEIHRTDEEITLERYRKHDIDVVIDRLSVDERSRLVEAIENALAKSEGLVIAVDEDGNEETCSALMACPICGIAFEELQPRMFSFNSPFGACEECNGLGFRMEFDPDLIIPDKSKSIAEGAVMLYRNFLDGYRSQYLGAVAKHFGFSVMTPIKDLTEQQYNALMFGSSEHLRLSMRTRNGDSWSHSGTWEGLAPQAERLYHQTQSEYRRHELEKFMRILPCPKCEGRRLKEKVLAVKVAGKSIVEVTDLSVTGARSFFRTLDLTESQREIAKQVLKEIAARLEFLEQVGVGYLTLSRSAGSLSGGEAQRIRLATQIGSNLTGVLYVLDEPSIGLHQRDNRKLLETLQHLRDLGNTLVVVEHDEDTIRSADWVVDMGPGAGLHGGDIVAEGPPDAIAANPASITGRYLSGDLRIEVPASRRRSDRFIRLSGCRENNLKGIDAKIPIGVLTVITGVSGSGKSTLIYETLYRALMQKLHGSRELPGKHDSLVFDDELDKVIVIDQSPIGRTPRSNPATYTKVFDEIRKVFAETKEAKVRGYKPGRFSFNVKGGRCEACQGEGLIKIEMNFLPDVYVECEECKGARYNRETLEVKYRGKSIADVLDMSVEEALALFENVPSIRNKLDTLSRVGLGYIKLGQSSTTLSGGEAQRIKLTRELAKRATGKTIYLLDEPTTGLHFHDVKNLIAVLDDLVARGNTMVVIEHNLDVIKSADYIIDLGPEGGDAGGEVVATGTPEEVALVEGSYTGEFLKEILKKP; from the coding sequence ATGAAGAAGATCACCATCAAGGGGGCGCGGGAGCACAACCTCAACAACATCACCGTCGAACTTCCGCGCGACCGGCTCATCGTCCTCACCGGGGTATCCGGATCGGGGAAATCCACGCTTGCCTTCGACACTATCTACGCCGAAGGACAGCGGCGCTACGTGGAGTCGCTCTCCGCTTATGCACGGCAGTTCCTCGGGCTGATGCAGAAACCGGACGTCGACAGCATCGACGGGCTCTCGCCCGCCATCTCCATCGAGCAGAAGACGACGTCCAAGAATCCCCGGAGCACCGTCGGCACGGTCACCGAGATCTACGACTACCTGCGGCTCCTCTTCGCCCGGATAGGGACGCCGTTCTGCCCGGAGCACCATATCCCCATCGAGGCGCAGTCGCCGGAGAAGATCGCCGATCACATCGCCTCCACGATGGCCGGGACGGTCACCATCCTCGCCCCGGTCATCCGGCAGAAGAAGGGAACCTACCAGCAGGTCTTCAAAGACCTCAACCGGGAGGGCTACGCCCGGGTCCGGGTCAACGGTGAGATCCACCGGACGGACGAGGAGATCACCCTCGAGCGCTACCGCAAGCACGACATCGACGTGGTCATCGACCGACTCTCCGTCGACGAGCGCTCAAGACTCGTCGAGGCGATCGAGAACGCCCTTGCAAAGTCCGAAGGGCTCGTCATCGCCGTCGACGAGGACGGCAACGAGGAGACCTGCTCGGCGCTCATGGCCTGCCCGATCTGCGGGATTGCATTCGAGGAACTCCAGCCCCGGATGTTCTCCTTCAACAGCCCCTTCGGCGCGTGCGAGGAGTGCAACGGGCTCGGGTTCAGGATGGAGTTCGATCCGGACCTGATCATCCCGGACAAGAGCAAGTCCATCGCCGAAGGCGCCGTCATGCTCTACCGGAACTTCCTCGACGGCTACCGGAGCCAGTACCTCGGTGCCGTCGCGAAACACTTCGGGTTCTCGGTCATGACGCCGATCAAAGACCTCACCGAGCAGCAGTACAACGCCCTGATGTTCGGTTCGTCGGAGCACCTCCGCCTATCGATGCGAACCAGAAACGGTGACTCATGGTCGCACTCCGGGACGTGGGAGGGCCTCGCCCCGCAGGCCGAACGGCTCTACCACCAGACCCAGTCGGAGTACCGTCGCCACGAACTCGAGAAGTTCATGCGGATCCTCCCCTGCCCGAAGTGCGAGGGCAGGAGGCTCAAAGAGAAGGTGCTTGCCGTGAAGGTCGCCGGGAAGTCCATCGTCGAGGTCACCGACCTCTCGGTCACGGGAGCGCGCTCGTTCTTCCGGACGCTGGACCTCACCGAGAGCCAGCGCGAGATCGCAAAACAGGTCTTGAAGGAGATCGCCGCCCGGCTGGAGTTCCTGGAGCAGGTCGGCGTCGGCTACCTGACCCTCTCGCGGAGCGCAGGCAGCCTCTCGGGCGGGGAAGCGCAGCGGATACGCCTCGCGACGCAGATCGGGTCGAACCTCACGGGGGTGCTCTATGTCCTCGACGAGCCCTCCATCGGGCTGCACCAGCGGGACAACCGGAAACTCCTCGAGACCCTGCAGCACCTCCGCGACCTCGGGAACACCCTCGTCGTGGTGGAGCACGACGAGGATACCATCCGGAGCGCCGACTGGGTCGTGGACATGGGGCCCGGAGCCGGGCTCCACGGCGGTGACATCGTCGCGGAAGGGCCGCCGGACGCCATCGCGGCAAACCCGGCATCGATCACCGGCCGCTACCTCTCCGGCGATCTCAGGATCGAGGTTCCTGCTTCTCGCCGGAGGAGCGACCGGTTCATCAGGCTCTCGGGCTGCCGGGAGAACAACCTCAAGGGCATCGATGCGAAGATCCCTATCGGCGTCCTGACGGTCATCACCGGTGTCTCGGGATCGGGGAAGTCTACGCTCATCTACGAGACGCTCTACCGAGCGCTGATGCAGAAACTCCACGGTTCGCGGGAACTTCCGGGGAAGCACGACAGCCTCGTCTTCGACGACGAGCTGGACAAGGTGATCGTCATCGACCAGAGCCCCATCGGGAGGACGCCGCGCTCGAACCCGGCGACCTACACCAAGGTCTTCGACGAGATCCGGAAGGTCTTTGCCGAGACGAAGGAGGCGAAGGTCCGGGGCTACAAGCCCGGCCGGTTCTCGTTCAACGTCAAGGGCGGGCGGTGCGAGGCCTGCCAGGGTGAAGGGCTGATCAAGATCGAGATGAACTTCCTCCCCGACGTCTACGTCGAGTGCGAGGAATGCAAAGGGGCGCGCTACAACCGCGAGACCCTCGAGGTGAAGTACCGGGGCAAGTCCATCGCCGACGTCCTCGACATGAGCGTCGAGGAGGCACTGGCCCTCTTCGAGAACGTCCCCTCGATCAGGAACAAACTCGATACGCTCTCCAGGGTCGGGCTCGGCTACATCAAACTCGGCCAGAGCTCCACCACCCTCTCGGGCGGCGAGGCGCAGCGGATCAAACTGACCCGGGAGCTCGCAAAAAGGGCCACGGGGAAGACGATCTACCTCCTCGACGAACCGACGACCGGGCTGCACTTCCACGACGTGAAGAACCTGATCGCCGTCCTCGACGATCTGGTGGCGCGGGGGAACACGATGGTCGTGATCGAGCACAACCTGGACGTGATCAAGTCGGCCGACTACATCATCGACCTCGGTCCGGAGGGCGGGGACGCCGGCGGCGAGGTCGTCGCGACGGGAACCCCCGAGGAGGTCGCTCTGGTCGAAGGGAGCTACACGGGTGAGTTCTTAAAGGAGATCCTCAAGAAGCCATGA
- a CDS encoding ArsR/SmtB family transcription factor translates to MLTLSFSTLPELARLLSLLGNEQRLAVLGAIAAEEKYAREIAEELGISRPLAAIYLRQLEKLGFAEGNSRTSDEPPYLRRCYRAVPFEVVLNLDLIVSLERSKDETG, encoded by the coding sequence ATGTTGACATTGTCTTTCAGCACCCTTCCCGAACTGGCGCGGCTGCTCTCCCTGCTCGGGAACGAGCAGCGACTTGCCGTACTCGGGGCAATCGCGGCCGAAGAGAAGTATGCCCGCGAGATTGCCGAAGAACTCGGCATATCGCGCCCGCTGGCCGCCATTTATCTCCGGCAGCTCGAGAAACTCGGTTTTGCGGAAGGGAACAGCAGGACGTCGGACGAACCCCCGTATCTCCGGAGGTGCTACCGGGCGGTGCCGTTTGAGGTGGTGCTGAACCTGGATTTGATTGTGTCGTTAGAGAGGTCAAAGGATGAGACAGGATAG
- the uvrC gene encoding excinuclease ABC subunit UvrC — translation MIDTQSLPTEPGCYLFSDREGTIIYVGKAKNLKRRVSSYFSRHDLDRKTQNLVAAIAGLDFIVTDTEVEAFILENTLIKKHQPKYNIDLKDAKRYAYIHITDEPYPRVHTARQPDGNGRYYGPFVSGREREDLLRLLKSLFGLRSCRRLPRRPCLRAHIGSCSAPCMGRIGEDEYRERARRAEAVLKGDIAGLIRTLRAEMAASAEQQEFERAMELRDQITAIEGLRERQHVDRQKTYNEDIVNYIVSEGTVFLMLFNVDRGTLAGKREYTFDETEGFLEEFLVRYYADHEPPQEVILPVPIDDAVAGYLSHLRGGKVRVVVPQRGEKKNLLDLVRKNVEIAFFGDRIKLDELKRRLHLPDLPVAIECFDISHLSGTAMVGSMVRFLWGKPDKRNYRRFRIRTVEGVDDFAAIAEVVRRRYSRLQKEGGEFPDLILIDGGKGQLAAATAVLRDLGIKVPIAAIAKREEEVFVPGFSHPLPLEKHEKASLFLQEIRDEAHRFAIAYHRTLRKKTVAP, via the coding sequence ATGATCGATACCCAGAGTCTTCCGACCGAGCCCGGCTGCTACCTCTTCTCCGACAGGGAGGGCACCATCATCTACGTCGGGAAGGCGAAGAACCTCAAACGAAGGGTCTCGAGTTACTTCTCCCGGCACGACCTCGACCGGAAGACGCAGAACCTCGTGGCCGCGATCGCCGGTCTCGACTTCATCGTCACCGACACCGAGGTCGAGGCGTTCATCCTCGAGAACACCCTGATCAAGAAGCACCAGCCGAAGTACAACATCGACTTGAAGGACGCGAAGCGGTACGCCTACATCCACATCACCGACGAGCCCTATCCCCGGGTTCACACCGCCCGCCAGCCCGACGGGAACGGCCGCTACTACGGGCCGTTCGTCTCCGGCCGGGAGCGCGAAGACCTCCTCCGGCTGCTGAAATCATTATTCGGGCTCCGGTCGTGCCGGCGCCTCCCCCGCCGCCCGTGCCTCCGTGCGCACATCGGTTCGTGCAGCGCCCCCTGCATGGGAAGGATCGGCGAGGACGAATACCGGGAGCGGGCGAGAAGAGCGGAAGCCGTCCTGAAAGGAGATATCGCCGGGCTCATCCGGACGCTCCGCGCGGAGATGGCAGCCTCGGCAGAACAGCAGGAGTTCGAGCGGGCGATGGAGCTCCGCGACCAGATCACAGCCATCGAGGGGCTGCGCGAGCGCCAGCACGTCGACCGGCAGAAGACCTACAACGAGGATATCGTCAACTATATCGTGAGCGAGGGAACCGTCTTTCTGATGCTCTTCAACGTCGACCGGGGAACGCTTGCCGGGAAGCGCGAGTACACCTTCGACGAGACGGAGGGGTTCCTCGAGGAGTTCCTCGTCCGCTACTACGCCGACCACGAACCGCCGCAGGAGGTGATCCTGCCCGTGCCCATCGACGATGCCGTCGCCGGCTACCTCTCCCACCTTCGGGGCGGCAAGGTCCGGGTGGTCGTGCCGCAGCGGGGCGAGAAGAAGAATCTGCTCGATCTGGTCAGGAAGAACGTGGAGATCGCATTCTTCGGCGACCGGATCAAACTGGACGAGCTCAAACGCCGGCTGCACCTCCCGGACCTTCCCGTCGCGATCGAGTGCTTCGACATCTCCCACCTCTCCGGGACGGCGATGGTGGGTTCGATGGTCCGGTTCCTCTGGGGGAAGCCCGACAAGCGGAACTACCGGCGGTTCAGGATACGGACGGTCGAGGGTGTCGACGACTTCGCGGCGATCGCCGAGGTTGTCCGCCGGCGCTACTCGCGGCTCCAGAAGGAGGGCGGCGAGTTCCCCGACCTGATCCTCATCGACGGCGGGAAAGGGCAGCTTGCGGCGGCAACCGCGGTGCTGAGAGATCTCGGTATCAAAGTCCCGATCGCGGCGATCGCGAAGCGCGAGGAGGAGGTCTTCGTGCCGGGCTTCTCCCACCCCCTGCCGCTTGAGAAACACGAGAAGGCGTCGCTCTTCCTCCAGGAGATCCGCGACGAGGCGCACCGGTTCGCGATCGCGTATCACAGAACCCTCAGGAAGAAGACGGTGGCACCATGA
- a CDS encoding DUF5591 domain-containing protein translates to MQKDRIVRSAGASRQVASIAQDRHGNPIEIFDPPFYQKEFEEAYRFIIDDYPVAPREIGLFLPCAVRKPYSQSPSHRLFRRIIDGVLAPEEYHIVIFGTCGTVPAELECMYPYRNYHYMLGKTTDERIRRDFHRIEVYRLKGYLEKTRETYRHRLAYCIGPFRKAMVEAAEATGIAVDLLPSDPMIERLYDIDCPFPEGSLSMQGYIDEFREGLVRLAGKLHVGGTTALEGCPERRGPVRA, encoded by the coding sequence ATGCAGAAGGATCGGATAGTGCGAAGTGCGGGCGCCTCCCGGCAGGTGGCCAGTATCGCGCAGGACAGGCACGGGAACCCTATCGAGATATTCGACCCGCCGTTCTACCAGAAGGAGTTCGAGGAGGCCTACCGGTTCATCATCGACGACTATCCGGTAGCGCCAAGAGAGATCGGCCTCTTCCTCCCCTGTGCCGTGCGGAAACCCTACAGCCAGAGCCCGAGCCACAGACTCTTCCGGCGGATCATCGACGGCGTCCTCGCCCCGGAGGAGTATCACATCGTCATCTTCGGCACCTGCGGAACCGTCCCCGCGGAGCTCGAGTGCATGTACCCCTACCGGAACTACCACTACATGCTCGGCAAGACCACGGACGAGCGGATCCGGCGGGACTTCCACCGGATCGAGGTCTACCGGCTGAAGGGCTACCTCGAGAAGACCCGGGAGACCTACCGGCACCGGCTCGCCTACTGCATCGGGCCGTTTCGGAAGGCGATGGTCGAGGCCGCGGAAGCGACCGGGATCGCCGTCGACCTCCTCCCCTCCGATCCGATGATCGAGCGGCTCTACGACATCGACTGCCCCTTCCCGGAGGGCAGCCTCTCGATGCAGGGCTACATCGACGAGTTCCGCGAGGGGCTCGTGAGGCTGGCGGGGAAGCTACACGTCGGGGGCACGACGGCTCTGGAAGGGTGCCCGGAGCGGCGGGGGCCGGTGAGGGCGTGA
- a CDS encoding alpha/beta hydrolase, with product MERKADNLRPLFDYDAERPPAIEIGGTDISVRDLTYQTAPGRGVRAYLVTPAREEGTRSAAVLYLHPGLGSRATFLAEAVALAGMGAASLLVDAPWAADTAAAWGQAVTDPEEAVREHNRTVIDLRRGIDLLVAQPGIDPDRIGFVGHSVGALFGAVLAGVDRRLRAAVLMAGTGRFVDVAAVNLPDLQGEKFEHYRRTLAELDPAVWVGRAAPTPLFFQAALRDEFFTEEQAREFFEQAGEPKSLEWYDAGHLLDEAARRDRVAWLAGVLSLERSR from the coding sequence ATGGAACGAAAAGCCGATAATTTGCGCCCGCTCTTCGATTACGATGCAGAGAGACCGCCCGCGATCGAGATTGGCGGCACCGACATCTCGGTCCGCGACCTGACCTACCAGACTGCCCCGGGCCGGGGGGTTCGGGCCTACCTGGTGACCCCGGCAAGAGAGGAGGGGACGCGTTCTGCTGCCGTCCTCTACCTCCACCCGGGACTTGGTTCCCGCGCCACGTTCCTCGCCGAGGCCGTGGCCCTTGCCGGGATGGGTGCGGCCTCCCTGCTCGTCGACGCTCCCTGGGCCGCCGATACGGCAGCAGCCTGGGGTCAGGCAGTCACAGATCCCGAGGAGGCCGTGCGGGAGCATAACCGGACGGTGATCGACCTTCGCCGGGGGATAGATCTCCTCGTAGCGCAGCCGGGCATCGATCCGGACCGGATCGGATTCGTGGGCCACAGTGTCGGGGCGCTTTTCGGGGCGGTGCTCGCCGGCGTCGATCGGCGTCTTCGCGCCGCCGTCCTGATGGCGGGCACCGGAAGGTTTGTCGACGTCGCCGCGGTGAACCTGCCCGACCTGCAGGGCGAGAAATTCGAGCACTACCGCCGGACGCTCGCGGAACTCGACCCTGCCGTCTGGGTCGGCCGTGCCGCACCCACCCCGCTCTTCTTTCAGGCCGCTCTTCGCGACGAGTTCTTCACGGAGGAGCAGGCCCGGGAGTTCTTCGAGCAGGCGGGCGAACCGAAGTCGCTCGAATGGTACGACGCGGGCCATCTCCTTGACGAAGCAGCCCGCCGCGACCGTGTCGCGTGGCTGGCCGGGGTGCTCTCGCTGGAGCGTTCCCGGTAG
- the rbcL gene encoding type III ribulose-bisphosphate carboxylase, with protein MAIDWYEEFVDLNHTPGPDELVALYYFEPAAGISKEEAVGRIASESSTGTWTTLFTLPPRMRDLQAKAFEIEGNYVKIAYPLALWEEGNAAQLLSGIAGNVFGMKALDRLRLIDASLPAEYLRHFKGPHFGMEGIRDMMKIRGRPLTGAVPKPKVGFTAEEHAEVGYETWMGGFDFVKDDENLTSQSFNRFDDRVRAMAKMRDRAEQETGDVKSAFINITADTETMEKRAKMLADYGWNYAMIDVVVAGTAAVATLRDYCSDLGLAIHAHRAMHAAFDRDEKHGITMQFLAKMMRLVGVAQIHTGTAVGKLVGTRAEATVLADMLREKHTNAVDHMALDQDWGNIKSAFPVSSGGLHPGLVPDVLDIYGSELVLLVSGGIHGHPKGTRAGAEAAMQAIEAWKEGETLEEKAKKAPALSEALEKWGRYKPK; from the coding sequence ATGGCGATTGACTGGTACGAAGAGTTTGTTGATTTAAACCACACCCCGGGCCCGGACGAGCTCGTAGCCCTCTACTACTTCGAGCCTGCGGCGGGGATCAGCAAGGAAGAGGCGGTCGGGAGGATCGCGTCGGAGAGTTCGACCGGAACCTGGACGACGCTCTTCACCCTGCCGCCCCGGATGCGGGATCTCCAGGCGAAGGCGTTCGAGATCGAGGGGAACTACGTGAAGATCGCATACCCGCTCGCCCTCTGGGAGGAGGGGAACGCGGCCCAGCTCCTGAGTGGGATCGCCGGGAACGTCTTCGGGATGAAGGCGCTCGACCGTCTCAGGCTGATCGACGCTTCGCTCCCGGCCGAATACCTCCGCCACTTCAAAGGCCCGCACTTCGGTATGGAGGGGATCCGGGATATGATGAAGATCCGGGGGCGGCCGCTCACGGGAGCGGTGCCGAAGCCGAAGGTAGGCTTCACGGCAGAGGAACACGCAGAGGTCGGTTACGAGACCTGGATGGGCGGGTTCGACTTCGTCAAGGACGACGAGAACCTGACGTCCCAGTCGTTCAACCGGTTCGATGACCGCGTCCGGGCGATGGCGAAGATGCGCGATCGGGCCGAGCAGGAGACCGGCGACGTGAAGTCCGCGTTCATCAACATCACCGCCGACACCGAGACGATGGAGAAGCGGGCGAAGATGCTTGCCGATTACGGCTGGAACTACGCGATGATCGACGTCGTGGTTGCCGGAACCGCTGCCGTCGCGACCCTCCGGGACTACTGCTCCGACCTCGGGCTTGCGATCCACGCCCACCGGGCGATGCACGCGGCCTTCGACCGGGACGAGAAGCACGGGATCACGATGCAGTTCCTGGCGAAGATGATGCGGCTCGTCGGTGTTGCGCAGATCCACACCGGGACCGCTGTGGGCAAACTGGTCGGCACCCGGGCGGAGGCCACGGTGCTTGCGGACATGCTCCGGGAGAAGCATACGAACGCCGTCGACCACATGGCCCTCGACCAGGACTGGGGTAATATCAAGTCCGCTTTCCCGGTCTCGTCGGGCGGCCTCCACCCCGGGCTCGTGCCGGACGTCCTCGACATCTACGGCAGCGAACTCGTTCTCCTGGTCAGCGGCGGCATCCACGGCCACCCGAAGGGGACGCGGGCGGGCGCAGAGGCCGCCATGCAGGCGATCGAGGCCTGGAAGGAGGGGGAGACGCTTGAGGAGAAGGCGAAGAAGGCTCCCGCACTTTCGGAGGCGCTCGAGAAGTGGGGGCGGTATAAGCCGAAGTGA